The Brevinematia bacterium genome contains a region encoding:
- a CDS encoding 30S ribosomal protein S7, with protein sequence QGRPMFQKLADEIVNAYNETGNAIKKKLEMHKMAEANKAFAHYRW encoded by the coding sequence AGCAGGGAAGGCCGATGTTTCAGAAGTTAGCGGATGAGATAGTGAATGCGTATAATGAGACGGGGAATGCGATAAAGAAGAAGTTGGAGATGCACAAGATGGCTGAGGCTAATAAGGCCTTCGCACACTATAGATGGTAG